The window CTCCCCCGGGGCGTCGGCCTGCCCGGGCTGGCCGTGCGAGAGCAGCAATCGCTGACCAGCGGCAACGTCCTGGCCGATCAGCGGCTGAGCTATCCGCCCGAGGCCCGCGACGCCATCGAGGCGAGCCGGCTGCGGGCCGCCCTCGCCGTGCCCCTTGTCACCGAGCACGCCGTCGTGGGCGCGCTGGCCGTCGCCGATGGTGGGGGACGCGTGTTCTCCACGGAAGAGATCGCTCTGGCCCAGGCCTTCGCCGACCAGGCCGCCCTGGTGCTCGAGAACGCGCGCCTCCACGAGGAGACCCAGGAGCGGTTGCGCCAGACCGAGACGCTGCTGGCGGTGGGCGGCGCCGTCGGCGCCACCCTCGACCTGACGGAGACCGCCCGCCGGGTGGCTCGCGAGCTGGCCCGCGCCCTCGGCGCCGACACGGCAGCCGTCTACCTGGCCAGCGACGACGGGCAAGCCCTCAGTCCCCTGGCCGGCTATCACATCCCGTCCGGGCTCCTCGAGGAGCTGCGCCACTATCCGGTGCCGTTCCGCGGGCATGCCTTCGTCGAGGACGCCTGGCAGGACTGCCGGGCGGTCTGGGCTGCCGAGGCGTCCCTGGATCAGCGCATCGACCGGGGCTTGATCACCCGGTTCCCCTGCCGCACGCTGCTCTTCGTGCCCATGACGGTGGACGCGTCGGCTGCGGGCGGGCTCTTCGCCGTCTGGTGGCAGCACGCCCGCCAGCTGGGGCCCGAGGATCTACGCCTGGCCGAAGGCATCGCCAACCAGGCGGCCATCGCCGCGCAGACCAGCCGGCTCTTCGCCCGCGAGCGGGCGGCCCAGCAGACCCTGCGGGTCCTCTTCGACGATGCCCCCCTGCCGATGTGCGTGTTCGCCACCGACAGCCTGGAGATCCTGGACGTGAACGCGGCGGCCGTCGCCCGGTACGGCTACTCTCGCGAGGAGTTTCGGCGACTGCGGGTGACGGACATCCAGGGGGCCGGGAACGACGGCAGCGCGGACGGCGCGCCCCGCTCGGGCCCTGCCCGGCACCTCACCAAGGACCGCTCCGTCATCGACGTCGAGGTCGTCGCGCACCCCATCGTGTTCGGCGGGCGCCCGGCGCGGCTGGTGGCCGTCATCGACGTGACCGCGCGCAACCGGGCCGAGGCCGAGCGCCGGCGTCTCGAGGAGCAGCTGCAGCAGGCGCAGAAGCTGGAGGCGGTGGGCCGGCTGGCCGGCGGCATCGCTCACGACTTCAACAACCTGCTCACCGTGGTACGGGGACGGAGTCAGCTGCTCTTGCGTGGGCTCCGGCCCGACGATCGGCTGCGGCCGAGCCTGGAGACCATCGACCGCACCGCCGAGCAGGCGGTGGCGCTGACGAGCCGCCTGCTGTCGTTCAGCCGGCGTCCGGTCCAGCAGCCCACGGTCATCGAGCTCAACACGATCGTGGGCGGCCTGGAGACCATGCTCCGCCGGGTCATCGGGGAAGACGTCGTGCTCGTCATGGCCCTCGATCCCGCCGCCGGATGCGTCAGGGCCGACCCCGCCCAGATCGAGCAGGTCATCGTGAGCCTCGCCGTCAACGCGCGCGATGCCATGCCTCAGGGCGGCCGGCTGACCATCGAGACCACCGCCAGTGAGGACCACGCCGTCATCACGGTCACCGACACCGGGGTGGGGATGAGCCCCGAGGTCCAGGCCCGTCTCTTCGAGCCGTTCTTCACCACGAAAGAGCGCGGAAAGGGAATGGGCCTGGGGCTGGCCACCGTGTACACCATCGTTACCCAGGCGGGAGGCCAGGTCACCGTCGTGAGCGAGCCGGGTCGGGGCAGCACGTTC is drawn from Candidatus Methylomirabilota bacterium and contains these coding sequences:
- a CDS encoding GAF domain-containing protein → MDAERSTVLVVDANADEVVLILAALNRAGFETAASDRLAVALSRLAERHFDAVLLDLALPDSQGLETFARIQAAAGETAILILTAQADDRLALEALRGGAQDYVDSGRLDPALVVRRLRYAIERHRLRAELLALAKVGRQLAETLDPAGVSREIAASTRALLRARAAALYELDATSGHLISRAVSAAPGADGDWSPILLRGTGLLAVALEERRAVMSADVLEDPRVVCATEVRKRIAASADRALLALPLVVGGNVIGALGVADRTGRDFTGEHVRLAQTFADQAALALASARFHVETERRRRTAESQADVGRLISRSLDPEAVARQVVDSIRTLLDARSAVLYRKDPASADLRVLALSGESDSLTVLPRGVGLPGLAVREQQSLTSGNVLADQRLSYPPEARDAIEASRLRAALAVPLVTEHAVVGALAVADGGGRVFSTEEIALAQAFADQAALVLENARLHEETQERLRQTETLLAVGGAVGATLDLTETARRVARELARALGADTAAVYLASDDGQALSPLAGYHIPSGLLEELRHYPVPFRGHAFVEDAWQDCRAVWAAEASLDQRIDRGLITRFPCRTLLFVPMTVDASAAGGLFAVWWQHARQLGPEDLRLAEGIANQAAIAAQTSRLFARERAAQQTLRVLFDDAPLPMCVFATDSLEILDVNAAAVARYGYSREEFRRLRVTDIQGAGNDGSADGAPRSGPARHLTKDRSVIDVEVVAHPIVFGGRPARLVAVIDVTARNRAEAERRRLEEQLQQAQKLEAVGRLAGGIAHDFNNLLTVVRGRSQLLLRGLRPDDRLRPSLETIDRTAEQAVALTSRLLSFSRRPVQQPTVIELNTIVGGLETMLRRVIGEDVVLVMALDPAAGCVRADPAQIEQVIVSLAVNARDAMPQGGRLTIETTASEDHAVITVTDTGVGMSPEVQARLFEPFFTTKERGKGMGLGLATVYTIVTQAGGQVTVVSEPGRGSTFKTFLPRLGDRSPAQAWRRPAGESRGTETVLVVEDEEGVRNLTREILADYGYTVLTAAGPSEALALVARHAGPIDLLVTDVIMPEMSGLDLAQRLQAERAGLRVLYMSGYVEHPALDQAALDPEAALLLKPFTAEALAAQVREALGG